One Epinephelus moara isolate mb chromosome 20, YSFRI_EMoa_1.0, whole genome shotgun sequence genomic window carries:
- the fbxo31 gene encoding F-box only protein 31 isoform X1, which produces MAVCARLCGVGQSRRCRRRQRHNQQDQGSDSDMDEEEEERIVGQRQGDVGGGGGGGQESGVATAGPSDACEYGSGHVNRGGSLDRTSTGPPHPQSLLELPPELLVEIFSLLPGTALPNVAHVCKKFRQILNTETIWRRRCMEEFGMKDDLRKMEVGGVSSRDLYVKRVNPRVKSGRFMKLLPDYEHMDYRDVYTHLLHPYRHILGLWQPDIGPYGGLLNVVVDGLFIIGWMYLPPHDPRVEDPMRRRPLFRIHMWESKKATVECMYGHKGPHKGDIQTVKKDEFSTKCNQTDHHRMPGGRQEEFRTWLEEEWGRTLEEIFHEHMQELILMKFIYTSQYDNCLTYRRIYLPPPMPSDLLAPGLFKGTYGSHGLEIVMLSFIGNYARATKLTGDPNVPAGQLTLNVDLSRPVVLPDLEHQRNIEELSRLVLGVHEEVQREDQQQARDTSATVRGAAEAACGDASAAEEVEADQGTCSEGCQPGSSSSTSPPEAQPFVLPLGVMARNEVYPRTCRKCFYGTGLIAGHGFTSPERTPGLFVLFDEDRFGFIWLELKSFSLYSRLTDHLAHAHAPNMERFEAMLCNMQSWTS; this is translated from the exons ATGGCTGTCTGTGCCAGGCTCTGCGGAGTGGGTCAGTCGCGGAGGTGCAGGAGGCGGCAGCGGCATAACCAGCAGGATCAGGGCAGCGATTCCGACATGgacgaggaagaagaggagCGGATCGTGGGTCAGAGGCAAGGCGACgtcggcggcggcggcggcggagGCCAGGAGAGCGGCGTCGCCACTGCAGGGCCGAGTGACGCTTGTGAATATGGCAGCGGTCATGTCAACAGAGGAGGCTCTCTGGATCGCACCAGCACGGGACCTCCACACCCGCAGTCATTATTGGAGTTACCGCCGGAGCTCCTGGTAGAGATCTTCTCACTGCTGCCCGGAACAGCGCTACCAAATGTTGCCCACGTCTGCAAGAAATTCAGACAGATCCTTAACACTGAAACCATCTGGAGACGGCGGTGCATGGAAG AGTTCGGTATGAAGGATGATCTGAGGAAGATGGAAGTGGGAGGAGTATCTAGCCGGGACCTCTATGTTAAAC GTGTCAACCCACGGGTGAAGTCAGGGCGCTTTATGAAGCTCCTCCCGGACTACGAGCACATGGACTATAGAGACGTgtacacacact TGCTTCACCCATACAGACATATCTTGGGCTTATGGCAGCCTGACATAGGGCCTTACGGTGGATTGCTCAACGTCGTG GTGGACGGGCTGTTCATCATCGGCTGGATGTATTTGCCACCTCATGACCCCCGTGTGGAGGATCCCATGAGAAGACGGCCGCTCTTCCGTATCCACATGTGGGAGAGCAAAAAGGCCACCGTGGAGTGTATGTACGGACACAAGGGTCCCCACAAAGGAGACATACAG ACTGTGAAGAAGGATGAATTTTCAACAAAGTGTAACCAGACTGATCATCACCGAATGCCAGGGGGCAGACAGGAG gagtTCAGGACGTGGTTAGAGGAGGAATGGGGCCGGACACTGGAGGAAATCTTCCATGAGCACATGCAGGAGCTCATCCTGATGAAGTTCATTTATACCAGTCAATATGA TAACTGCTTGACGTACCGGAGGATCTACCTGCCTCCTCCGATGCCCTCTGACCTGCTGGCCCCAGGCCTCTTCAAAGGCACCTACGGCAGTCACGGCTTGGAGATTGTGATGCTCAGTTTCATTGGGAATTATGCGAGAGCCACCAAGCTCACC GGTGACCCCAATGTTCCTGCCGGGCAGCTCACTTTGAATGTTGACCTGAGCCGGCCTGTGGTCCTCCCAGACTTGGAGCACCAGCGCAACATAGAGGAGCTGTCTCGTCTGGTACTGGGGGTACACGAGGAAGTGCAGAGAGAAGATCAACAACAGGCCAGGGACACTTCTGCCACAGTCAGGGGTGCAGCAGAGGCGGCCTGCGGAGATGCCAGCGCAGCAGAAGAGGTGGAGGCAGACCAAGGTACTTGTTCAGAGGGCTGCCAGCctggctccagcagcagcaccagtcCTCCTGAAGCCCAGCCCTTCGTCCTGCCCCTGGGGGTCATGGCCCGCAACGAGGTCTACCCACGTACCTGCAGGAAATG CTTCTATGGGACAGGCCTGATCGCTGGGCACGGCTTTACAAGTCCAGAGCGTACCCCGGGGCTCTTTGTGCTGTTTGATGAGGACCGTTTTGGTTTTATCTGGCTGGAGCTGAAGTCTTTCAGTCTGTACAGTCGCCTGACGGACCACCTAGCTCACGCTCACGCCCCAAATATGGAGCGATTTGAGGCCATGCTGTGCAACATGCAGTCCTGGACATCCTGA
- the fbxo31 gene encoding F-box only protein 31 isoform X2 gives MAVCARLCGVGQSRRCRRRQRHNQQDQGSDSDMDEEEEERIVGQRQGDVGGGGGGGQESGVATAGPSDACEYGSGHVNRGGSLDRTSTGPPHPQSLLELPPELLVEIFSLLPGTALPNVAHVCKKFRQILNTETIWRRRCMEEFGMKDDLRKMEVGGVSSRDLYVKLLHPYRHILGLWQPDIGPYGGLLNVVVDGLFIIGWMYLPPHDPRVEDPMRRRPLFRIHMWESKKATVECMYGHKGPHKGDIQTVKKDEFSTKCNQTDHHRMPGGRQEEFRTWLEEEWGRTLEEIFHEHMQELILMKFIYTSQYDNCLTYRRIYLPPPMPSDLLAPGLFKGTYGSHGLEIVMLSFIGNYARATKLTGDPNVPAGQLTLNVDLSRPVVLPDLEHQRNIEELSRLVLGVHEEVQREDQQQARDTSATVRGAAEAACGDASAAEEVEADQGTCSEGCQPGSSSSTSPPEAQPFVLPLGVMARNEVYPRTCRKCFYGTGLIAGHGFTSPERTPGLFVLFDEDRFGFIWLELKSFSLYSRLTDHLAHAHAPNMERFEAMLCNMQSWTS, from the exons ATGGCTGTCTGTGCCAGGCTCTGCGGAGTGGGTCAGTCGCGGAGGTGCAGGAGGCGGCAGCGGCATAACCAGCAGGATCAGGGCAGCGATTCCGACATGgacgaggaagaagaggagCGGATCGTGGGTCAGAGGCAAGGCGACgtcggcggcggcggcggcggagGCCAGGAGAGCGGCGTCGCCACTGCAGGGCCGAGTGACGCTTGTGAATATGGCAGCGGTCATGTCAACAGAGGAGGCTCTCTGGATCGCACCAGCACGGGACCTCCACACCCGCAGTCATTATTGGAGTTACCGCCGGAGCTCCTGGTAGAGATCTTCTCACTGCTGCCCGGAACAGCGCTACCAAATGTTGCCCACGTCTGCAAGAAATTCAGACAGATCCTTAACACTGAAACCATCTGGAGACGGCGGTGCATGGAAG AGTTCGGTATGAAGGATGATCTGAGGAAGATGGAAGTGGGAGGAGTATCTAGCCGGGACCTCTATGTTAAAC TGCTTCACCCATACAGACATATCTTGGGCTTATGGCAGCCTGACATAGGGCCTTACGGTGGATTGCTCAACGTCGTG GTGGACGGGCTGTTCATCATCGGCTGGATGTATTTGCCACCTCATGACCCCCGTGTGGAGGATCCCATGAGAAGACGGCCGCTCTTCCGTATCCACATGTGGGAGAGCAAAAAGGCCACCGTGGAGTGTATGTACGGACACAAGGGTCCCCACAAAGGAGACATACAG ACTGTGAAGAAGGATGAATTTTCAACAAAGTGTAACCAGACTGATCATCACCGAATGCCAGGGGGCAGACAGGAG gagtTCAGGACGTGGTTAGAGGAGGAATGGGGCCGGACACTGGAGGAAATCTTCCATGAGCACATGCAGGAGCTCATCCTGATGAAGTTCATTTATACCAGTCAATATGA TAACTGCTTGACGTACCGGAGGATCTACCTGCCTCCTCCGATGCCCTCTGACCTGCTGGCCCCAGGCCTCTTCAAAGGCACCTACGGCAGTCACGGCTTGGAGATTGTGATGCTCAGTTTCATTGGGAATTATGCGAGAGCCACCAAGCTCACC GGTGACCCCAATGTTCCTGCCGGGCAGCTCACTTTGAATGTTGACCTGAGCCGGCCTGTGGTCCTCCCAGACTTGGAGCACCAGCGCAACATAGAGGAGCTGTCTCGTCTGGTACTGGGGGTACACGAGGAAGTGCAGAGAGAAGATCAACAACAGGCCAGGGACACTTCTGCCACAGTCAGGGGTGCAGCAGAGGCGGCCTGCGGAGATGCCAGCGCAGCAGAAGAGGTGGAGGCAGACCAAGGTACTTGTTCAGAGGGCTGCCAGCctggctccagcagcagcaccagtcCTCCTGAAGCCCAGCCCTTCGTCCTGCCCCTGGGGGTCATGGCCCGCAACGAGGTCTACCCACGTACCTGCAGGAAATG CTTCTATGGGACAGGCCTGATCGCTGGGCACGGCTTTACAAGTCCAGAGCGTACCCCGGGGCTCTTTGTGCTGTTTGATGAGGACCGTTTTGGTTTTATCTGGCTGGAGCTGAAGTCTTTCAGTCTGTACAGTCGCCTGACGGACCACCTAGCTCACGCTCACGCCCCAAATATGGAGCGATTTGAGGCCATGCTGTGCAACATGCAGTCCTGGACATCCTGA